A window of the Falco rusticolus isolate bFalRus1 chromosome 1, bFalRus1.pri, whole genome shotgun sequence genome harbors these coding sequences:
- the NCF1 gene encoding neutrophil cytosol factor 1 — protein MGEAFIRHIELLGYEKRFFPSQHYVYMFLVKWNDLSEKVVYRRFTEIYEFHKALKEMFPIESGDINMEKRIIPRLPAPKWFDGQRSTQNRQGTLAEYCYALINLPHKISRCLHVVNFFKVRHDDMNPVTDSQIKKPEVFLLPKDAKKTPTDITGPIVLQTYRAIADYEKSSKSEMALKAGDMVDVVEKSESGWWFCQLKNKRGWVPAAYLEPMDGPDESEEQEPNYAGEQYVVLKSYTAVEEDELTLQEGNTIEVIHKLLDGWWVIRKDETTGYYPSMYLQKAGETNPSAKSELRNRSAPPRRSTIRNAKSIHKQRRKQISQETYRRNSKKYIQSRRNMKENFQNKANVITEKDEREENKPKAQPAVPPRPSKDLILNRCTESTRRKVL, from the exons ATGGGGGAGGCCTTCATCCGGCACATCGAGCTGCTGGGCTATGAGAAAAGGTTTTTCCCCAGCCAGCACTAT GTCTACATGTTCCTGGTGAAGTGGAATGACCTCTCCGAAAAGGTCGTCTACCGCCGGTTTACCGAGATTTACGAGTTCCAC AAAGCACTGAAGGAGATGTTCCCCATCGAATCCGGGGACATCAACATGGAGAAGCGGATCATCCCACGCTTGCCAG ccccaaaGTGGTTTGATGGGCAGCGTTCAACTCAGAACAGACAGGGCACGCTGGCCGAGTACTGCTACGCTCTGATCAACCTGCCCCACAAGATCTCCCGGTGCCTGCACGTGGTCAACTTCTTCAAGGTCCGTCACGACGACATGAACCCCGTCACAGACAGCCA GATCAAGAAGCCCGAAGTCTTCCTCCTGCCAAAGGATGCCAAGAAAACCCCCACCG ACATCACGGGCCCCATTGTCCTGCAAACATACCGAGCCATCGCCGACTATGAGAAGAGCTCCAAATCCGAGATGGCTCTAAAAGCTGGAGACATGGTGGACGTCGTGGAGAAGAGCGAGAGCG GCTGGTGGTTTTGCCAGTTGAAGAACAAACGGGGCTGGGTGCCAGCTGCCTATCTGGAGCCGATGGATGGTCCTGATGAGTCTGAAGAGCAAGAGCCCAACTACGCAG GTGAGCAGTACGTTGTCCTGAAAAGCTACACAGCTGTGGAGGAGGACGAGCTGACCCTCCAGGAGGGCAACACCATCGAAGTCATCCACAAGCTCCTTGATGGCTGGTGGGTTATCAG GAAGGATGAAACCACGGGTTATTACCCCTCCATGTACCTGCAGAAAGCCGGGGAGACAAACCCCTCTGCGAAGAGTGAGCTGAGGAACCGGAGCGCTCCTCCACGGAG ATCCACCATCCGAAATGCGAAGAGCATCCACAAGCAGAGACGGAAGCAGATCAGCCAGGAGACCTACAGGAGGAACAGCAAGAAGTACATCCAGAGCCGGAGGAACATGAAGGAAAACTTCCAGAACAAGGCCAACGTCATCA CTGAGAAAGACGAGCGAGAGGAGAACAAGCCCAAGGCTCAACCTGCGGTTCCTCCGCGCCCCAGCAAAGACCTCATCCTGAACCGCTGCACTGAGAGCACCCGCAGGAAGGTCCTGTGA